A single genomic interval of Pseudomonadota bacterium harbors:
- a CDS encoding DUF1016 family protein, translating into MTSKKDILPPDNALVQDICLMIDKARALVASAVNTGLTKLYWEIGKRIHQEILKGDRADYGKQILATLSQELSQNYGSGFSYSALTRMVKFYESFQDEKIVATLSQQLSWSHFRELLPLEKPLQRDFYAEMCRVESWSVRTLRQKIDSMLYERTAISRKPEAVIRHEIEALRNEDQLTPDLVFKDPYFLDFLGLRDRYLEKDLEDAILRKLEQFLLELGAGFSFIARQKRIQIDNDDYYIDLLFFNRKLKRLLVIELKLGDFKPAYKGQMELYLRWLDKYERQEDEQSPIGLILCAGKKRETVELLALENSGIRVAEYMTELPPRKLLEQKLHKAIEQAKREFQNQLELQAGKENDEPTR; encoded by the coding sequence ATGACAAGCAAAAAAGACATATTACCCCCTGACAATGCATTGGTTCAGGATATATGCCTGATGATCGACAAAGCGCGTGCATTGGTGGCTTCGGCTGTTAATACCGGCTTGACTAAACTTTATTGGGAGATCGGCAAACGCATACATCAGGAAATCCTCAAAGGAGACCGGGCTGATTATGGAAAACAGATTCTTGCCACACTGTCGCAAGAATTATCACAAAATTACGGCAGCGGTTTTAGTTATTCAGCATTGACTCGGATGGTTAAATTTTATGAATCATTTCAAGATGAAAAGATTGTTGCCACACTGTCGCAACAATTGAGTTGGTCGCATTTTCGCGAGCTTTTGCCCCTTGAAAAACCATTGCAGCGTGATTTCTATGCGGAAATGTGCCGGGTTGAGTCTTGGAGTGTTCGTACCCTTCGCCAGAAGATCGATTCCATGTTGTATGAACGCACCGCTATTTCGAGAAAACCAGAAGCAGTTATCCGTCATGAGATCGAAGCGCTGCGCAATGAGGATCAACTTACGCCGGATCTTGTTTTCAAAGATCCATATTTTCTCGATTTTCTGGGTCTTCGGGATCGATACCTTGAAAAGGACCTGGAAGACGCCATTTTGCGCAAGCTGGAGCAATTCCTTCTGGAACTGGGGGCCGGTTTTTCATTCATCGCCCGGCAAAAGCGAATCCAGATCGACAATGACGATTATTATATCGATCTTCTGTTTTTTAACCGTAAACTCAAACGCTTGTTGGTGATTGAGTTGAAACTGGGTGATTTCAAACCTGCTTACAAGGGCCAGATGGAGCTCTATTTGCGCTGGCTGGATAAATACGAGCGCCAGGAAGATGAGCAGTCGCCAATCGGTCTCATCCTCTGCGCCGGTAAAAAGCGGGAAACCGTGGAACTTCTGGCTTTGGAAAACAGTGGCATACGCGTGGCCGAGTATATGACTGAACTACCGCCCCGCAAGTTGCTTGAGCAGAAACTTCATAAAGCTATCGAACAGGCCAAAAGAGAATTTCAAAATCAACTTGAACTCCAAGCAGGAAAAGAGAATGATGAACCGACACGTTAA
- a CDS encoding type II toxin-antitoxin system RelE/ParE family toxin: MKKPLIVRPEAEVDLAEAYQWYEQQVHGLGAQFLLCVDAVMASIERNPQLFPVVHKAVIRRALTRRFPYGVFFVEGERSISVIGVAHAKRNPRVWQDRV; the protein is encoded by the coding sequence ATGAAAAAGCCCCTGATAGTCAGACCAGAAGCAGAAGTCGATCTGGCCGAGGCATACCAGTGGTATGAACAACAAGTTCATGGTTTGGGTGCGCAGTTTCTCTTGTGTGTGGATGCTGTGATGGCGTCAATCGAAAGGAATCCTCAGCTTTTTCCGGTTGTCCACAAAGCTGTCATTCGGCGCGCTCTGACGCGACGGTTTCCCTATGGAGTGTTTTTTGTCGAAGGGGAGCGAAGCATCTCCGTTATTGGGGTGGCCCACGCGAAGCGGAACCCGCGAGTTTGGCAAGACCGAGTTTGA
- a CDS encoding DEAD/DEAH box helicase family protein, with the protein MNRHVNAISGRLSLRPPQRLSLGILDKITEIAPPGKEADTAMQLAAIQSEFPSVVDFEREFPSLCFALATGVGKTRLMGAFISYLYLAHGISNYFVLAPNLTIYNKLIADFTPNTPKYVFKGIAEFAVHPPTVITGDTYESGIGVREAWRTQYSIFPKLEGVHINIFNISKINSEVRGGKSPRIKRLSEYIGESYFDYLAGLPDLVLLMDESHRYRASAGVRAINELKPILGLELTATPFVETSRGPLQFKNVIYDYPLGKAMADGFVKEPAVVTRKNFNPAGMSAEAIERMKLEDGMRLHESVKVELETYARESGNPIVKPFLLVIARDTTHAAQLLQLIQSDAFFEGRYKDKVIQVDSSRTGKDEEEMIERLLKVEQTDEPTEIVIHVNMLKEGWDVTNLYTIVPLRAANARILIEQSIGRGLRLPYGKRTGVMAVDRLNIVAHDKFQEIINEANRPDSTIRLQAVILDDEDLSQKTASLVSRPILLEKLGMKPDKMTANTRLAGQDEPKVFAKPEEQQVAQIAWEVICKLENQPGRIPSVTHLQKPEIQAAIVKAVEERQPSAEQMLLEGFTEKPDISAVVAKTIEIVTQQTIDIPRIQVVPKGEVKTGFKLFTLDLKALNYPAISDELWIQHLRTSQLEVLALGRGGIEEARLEDYVVSGLVDFDDISYDDHADLLYDLAGQTVRHFKSYLSEEDMHKVMRCYQRDIARFIHSQMQDHYWEDGVEYEVKVSKGFTELKESAYSYSVAEPPADYRISPDDKSNMARYMFGGFKRCLYPVQKFGSEAERKLAMILERDAIKWFKPAKAQFQIFYRQGTEYHEYQPDFVAETTDSIFMLEPKASNQMDDPIVFAKKEAAVKWCANASGHAQTYNGKPWRYVLIPHNEIATNMTLDALAARFGE; encoded by the coding sequence ATGAACCGACACGTTAATGCCATTTCGGGCCGTCTGAGTCTGCGGCCGCCTCAGCGCCTATCATTGGGAATTCTCGATAAAATTACTGAAATCGCTCCGCCCGGCAAGGAAGCTGATACGGCCATGCAGCTTGCAGCGATCCAAAGCGAGTTTCCATCGGTAGTGGACTTCGAGCGCGAATTTCCTTCCCTGTGTTTTGCCCTGGCCACCGGTGTGGGCAAAACGCGTCTGATGGGTGCTTTTATCAGCTACCTGTATCTTGCCCACGGCATTAGCAACTACTTTGTATTGGCGCCCAACCTGACCATTTATAACAAGTTGATAGCCGATTTTACCCCCAACACTCCAAAATATGTATTCAAGGGTATTGCAGAATTCGCCGTCCATCCGCCTACAGTAATCACCGGGGATACATACGAAAGCGGGATCGGCGTGCGTGAGGCTTGGCGCACACAATATTCAATATTCCCCAAGTTAGAAGGCGTTCATATCAATATTTTCAACATCTCAAAGATCAACTCCGAAGTGCGCGGCGGCAAATCGCCTCGCATCAAACGTCTGTCCGAATACATCGGCGAGAGTTATTTTGACTACCTGGCCGGACTGCCGGATCTTGTGCTTCTCATGGACGAATCCCACCGCTACCGGGCCAGTGCAGGAGTTAGGGCTATCAACGAGCTCAAACCCATTTTAGGTCTGGAGCTTACCGCAACTCCATTTGTGGAAACCAGCCGCGGGCCATTACAATTTAAAAATGTGATCTATGACTATCCTCTGGGAAAAGCAATGGCCGATGGTTTTGTAAAAGAGCCTGCTGTAGTGACGCGTAAAAATTTCAATCCGGCCGGTATGTCAGCCGAGGCAATCGAGCGTATGAAACTGGAAGATGGTATGCGCCTCCATGAAAGCGTTAAAGTGGAACTGGAGACTTACGCCAGGGAGAGCGGAAATCCTATTGTTAAGCCTTTTCTGCTGGTAATAGCCCGTGACACCACTCATGCTGCCCAGTTGTTGCAATTGATTCAATCTGATGCTTTTTTCGAAGGTCGATATAAAGACAAAGTGATCCAAGTAGATTCCAGCCGTACCGGGAAAGATGAAGAGGAGATGATAGAACGATTGCTTAAGGTGGAACAAACGGATGAACCCACCGAAATCGTCATCCATGTCAATATGCTAAAGGAAGGCTGGGATGTTACCAACCTATACACTATCGTACCGTTGCGAGCGGCTAATGCGCGTATTCTCATAGAGCAGTCCATCGGCCGCGGTTTGCGCCTTCCATACGGTAAACGCACAGGAGTAATGGCTGTGGATCGTCTGAACATAGTGGCCCACGATAAATTCCAGGAAATTATCAACGAAGCCAACAGGCCGGATTCCACTATCCGCTTGCAGGCTGTGATTCTGGATGATGAAGATCTTAGCCAAAAGACAGCCTCTCTGGTTTCACGACCAATACTTTTGGAAAAGTTGGGAATGAAACCGGATAAGATGACCGCCAACACACGGTTGGCAGGACAGGATGAACCCAAGGTATTTGCCAAACCCGAAGAGCAGCAGGTGGCGCAAATAGCCTGGGAGGTTATCTGCAAGCTGGAGAATCAGCCAGGAAGGATTCCCTCTGTGACCCATTTGCAGAAGCCGGAAATTCAAGCTGCTATTGTCAAGGCGGTGGAAGAGCGGCAGCCGTCTGCCGAGCAGATGTTGCTGGAGGGTTTTACGGAAAAGCCGGATATTTCCGCTGTAGTAGCTAAAACTATTGAGATTGTTACACAGCAGACTATTGACATCCCACGCATCCAGGTAGTGCCTAAAGGGGAGGTCAAGACAGGATTCAAGCTTTTCACCCTGGACTTAAAGGCTCTGAATTATCCTGCGATTTCCGATGAGCTATGGATTCAGCATTTGCGCACCAGTCAGTTGGAAGTATTAGCGTTAGGGCGAGGCGGAATTGAGGAAGCGCGGCTGGAAGACTACGTGGTTAGCGGTCTGGTAGATTTTGATGATATTTCATACGATGACCATGCCGATCTGCTCTATGATCTCGCCGGTCAGACAGTACGGCATTTTAAATCTTATTTATCCGAAGAGGACATGCACAAGGTGATGCGCTGCTATCAGCGCGATATTGCCCGCTTCATCCACTCACAGATGCAGGATCACTACTGGGAGGATGGGGTTGAATACGAGGTAAAGGTCAGTAAGGGTTTTACAGAATTGAAGGAGAGCGCCTATTCTTATTCAGTTGCAGAACCTCCAGCCGATTATCGGATATCCCCTGATGACAAGAGCAACATGGCCCGATATATGTTCGGAGGATTCAAACGTTGCCTTTACCCAGTTCAGAAATTTGGCTCGGAAGCTGAACGTAAACTTGCCATGATACTTGAACGGGACGCGATAAAATGGTTTAAGCCCGCTAAAGCTCAGTTTCAAATCTTTTACCGGCAAGGTACTGAATATCACGAATATCAGCCGGATTTCGTAGCTGAAACCACCGATAGTATTTTCATGCTTGAGCCCAAGGCAAGTAACCAGATGGATGACCCCATTGTGTTTGCCAAGAAAGAAGCTGCCGTTAAATGGTGCGCGAATGCTTCGGGTCACGCACAAACTTACAATGGTAAGCCATGGCGATATGTTTTAATCCCTCACAATGAAATTGCAACAAATATGACGCTGGATGCTTTGGCAGCAAGGTTCGGTGAATAA
- a CDS encoding site-specific DNA-methyltransferase, translating to MNKKQKLELTWIGKENRPKLEPRILLEDPEKSYHARHRVKDKDIFDNRLIFGDNLLALKALEQEFTEKVKCIYIDPPFNTGAAFEHYDDGLEHSIWLTMMRERLSIVKKLLTMDGLLFVQIDYREGARLKVLLDEIFGEQCFKNEIIVRRGTKNVQSQFETIDSLSSGHDTIYLYAKTSETRLKKLQALQDDTEPGKWDTFWRGTDRPTMRYKIFEIHPDKGQWRWSKERAYKAKSNYEEYENSLSGECTLDDYYGLTLQETGVKLDFVRLGPENTVQYYVPPRNYKILSDVWMDIRTSGKLTDFSHEKHEELIERIIRWATKKYDLVLDSFAGSGTTGAVAHKMGRRWIMVELGEHCHTHIIPRLKKVIDGEDSGGITKTVNWKGGGGFRYYRLAPSLLEKDKWDNWVINKTYNAAMLAEALCKLEGFTYAPSDSIYWQHGYSTEQDFIYMTTANLNHDQLQQLSDEVGPERTLLVLCTAFRARADQYPNLTVKKIPKAVLTRCEWGHDDYSLRVENLPKAPPPKGQIELFDEDEK from the coding sequence ATGAACAAGAAACAAAAACTTGAACTCACCTGGATCGGAAAAGAAAACCGGCCTAAGCTGGAACCACGCATTCTACTGGAAGACCCGGAAAAGTCTTATCATGCCAGGCACAGGGTAAAGGATAAAGATATCTTCGACAACCGGCTGATTTTCGGGGATAACTTGCTGGCATTGAAGGCTCTGGAACAGGAGTTTACGGAAAAAGTTAAGTGTATATATATCGATCCACCATTTAATACTGGTGCAGCTTTTGAACATTATGACGATGGGTTAGAACATTCAATATGGCTTACCATGATGAGAGAAAGGCTATCAATTGTAAAAAAATTACTTACTATGGACGGCCTGCTTTTTGTGCAAATTGATTATCGAGAAGGAGCACGACTTAAAGTATTACTCGACGAAATATTTGGGGAACAATGCTTCAAAAATGAAATTATTGTTCGTAGAGGAACGAAGAATGTTCAATCGCAATTTGAGACTATTGATTCACTTTCCTCAGGACATGATACTATCTATCTTTATGCCAAAACATCAGAAACTCGTTTAAAAAAACTACAAGCACTACAGGATGACACAGAACCTGGAAAGTGGGATACATTTTGGCGTGGTACTGATAGACCAACAATGCGATATAAGATATTCGAAATCCACCCAGATAAGGGCCAATGGAGATGGAGTAAAGAAAGAGCGTATAAAGCAAAAAGTAATTATGAGGAATATGAAAATAGTTTATCTGGCGAATGCACACTAGATGACTACTATGGATTAACACTTCAAGAGACAGGAGTTAAGTTGGATTTTGTTAGGCTTGGTCCAGAGAATACCGTTCAATATTATGTCCCTCCTAGAAATTATAAAATTTTATCCGATGTTTGGATGGACATCCGTACTTCGGGAAAATTAACAGACTTTTCTCACGAGAAACATGAAGAATTGATAGAGAGAATTATTAGATGGGCAACAAAAAAATATGATTTAGTTCTCGACTCCTTCGCCGGTTCCGGCACCACTGGTGCGGTGGCTCACAAAATGGGCCGACGCTGGATTATGGTGGAACTGGGCGAGCATTGCCACACACATATTATTCCACGTTTGAAAAAAGTGATCGACGGCGAGGATTCCGGCGGCATCACCAAGACGGTGAACTGGAAAGGCGGGGGCGGCTTCCGCTACTATCGCCTGGCACCATCGCTTTTGGAAAAAGACAAGTGGGATAACTGGGTCATCAACAAAACTTATAATGCCGCAATGCTGGCAGAAGCCCTGTGCAAGCTGGAGGGGTTTACCTATGCGCCCAGCGATTCGATCTACTGGCAGCATGGCTATTCCACGGAGCAGGATTTCATCTACATGACCACGGCCAATCTGAACCACGACCAGCTCCAGCAGCTCTCCGACGAGGTGGGGCCTGAACGCACACTGTTGGTACTCTGTACCGCTTTTCGTGCCAGAGCCGATCAATACCCCAACCTGACCGTGAAAAAGATCCCAAAAGCTGTTCTCACCCGCTGTGAATGGGGTCATGATGATTACAGCCTGCGGGTGGAAAACCTGCCTAAAGCACCTCCTCCCAAGGGACAGATTGAGCTATTCGATGAGGATGAGAAATGA
- a CDS encoding toll/interleukin-1 receptor domain-containing protein, with the protein MLFLSHTSADKPIVRKLAKDLENAGFPVWLDEWRIRVGECIATAIEEALTSCQFVLVVLSPNAIASGWVDREWKAKYWMEVEEDRVRVLPIVIEQCSVPLLLRTKRYVDFTDDYYKGLSVLLDSIKAYISEDSSKNFYAYAPIVSKQLLSSTLASARNEYWDKFYNHLSSLRDPDRLELQKVNTLHYLEKWGLTVQQLRNELARFGFPTVVNPYFTADLAIALENFQRTNCMRHIDGLFGELTYREMHKLHSDSKG; encoded by the coding sequence ATGCTATTTTTATCCCATACATCAGCTGATAAACCCATAGTCCGAAAGCTTGCGAAAGATCTTGAAAATGCAGGGTTTCCAGTTTGGTTGGACGAATGGCGAATTAGAGTTGGTGAATGTATAGCAACTGCTATAGAAGAAGCGCTTACTTCGTGCCAATTCGTTCTTGTTGTCCTATCACCCAATGCTATTGCATCGGGGTGGGTAGATCGTGAGTGGAAAGCAAAGTACTGGATGGAAGTTGAAGAAGATCGGGTTCGAGTTCTTCCGATTGTAATAGAGCAATGCTCAGTGCCACTTCTCTTAAGAACAAAACGTTATGTGGATTTCACTGACGACTATTATAAGGGGCTTTCTGTGCTTCTCGATTCTATAAAAGCCTATATTTCAGAGGATTCATCAAAAAACTTTTACGCATACGCTCCTATCGTCTCCAAGCAATTATTATCAAGCACTTTGGCATCAGCAAGAAACGAATATTGGGATAAATTTTATAATCATTTGTCATCGTTACGTGATCCGGACCGCTTAGAACTCCAAAAGGTCAACACGCTTCACTACTTAGAAAAATGGGGACTAACTGTGCAGCAACTGAGAAATGAGCTTGCGAGATTTGGGTTCCCGACTGTCGTAAATCCCTATTTTACAGCAGACTTAGCGATAGCGCTTGAAAATTTTCAAAGGACCAATTGCATGCGCCACATTGATGGATTGTTCGGCGAATTAACCTATCGAGAGATGCATAAACTACATTCAGACTCAAAAGGATAG
- a CDS encoding AAA family ATPase, translated as MFRADQPINTHKEDLLSRHSFAKALATAIMSYELDDTISVGLFGEWGSGKTSLINLTLEEIKSLSSQREPFIIKFNPWNFSDQNQLIQQFFNELSLVLCRDDSAVRHVKIGRTIQRYARFFEPFDYVPTVSFIGKIAKALKGVGKATEKAGEESLKNLSAVKSELNILLRNIDTKIIIVIDDIDRLNSTEIRQIFQLVKSLADFPKTIYLLSFDKDVVINALKKVQEGSGNDYLEKVIQVPFEIPQISKQEVEHFLFKKLDELIKDIPEGRWDQTYWGNIYHSGLRHLFHNIRDVNRYLNTLGFGFSLVKDEVNPIDFIAITAVQVFIPNLYKSIKDNKDLFSGITDSYRRSEEARKDEETRIGVILEQVDQVQHDILTDFLQRLFPKMENIGYSRSFLESWRKQGRICSPDLFDTYFKLFIPKDEISLREIERILSTGNDTATFSSELLKLYQDNKIIRFLERMEDYTSEDIPEENIVPIINALMDVGDIFPDGMRGFFATNTPMRILRLFYQLSHRYKEHEQRYKIFADAINNANKSLYTIVNEIGVQCQQHGKYGFKEKPEPDENTTVDSDQLDELVKLALKKIEEWAENGKLAVHNHLLSILFMWRRWNDPDHASNFVQSLIKDDKGLIGFIKHFLSDIRSHGMSDYVERVSWRINLESVETFVDLDEVDTRLRKLQSKPQYNNLEDKEKLAIKTFLDTRDGKIKDRF; from the coding sequence ATGTTTAGAGCAGACCAACCAATAAATACCCATAAGGAAGATTTGCTCAGCCGTCATTCATTCGCGAAAGCACTCGCTACGGCAATTATGAGTTACGAATTAGATGATACCATCTCTGTTGGCTTGTTTGGCGAATGGGGTTCAGGAAAAACATCACTTATTAATTTGACTTTGGAGGAAATTAAATCCCTTTCGTCACAAAGAGAACCTTTTATAATAAAATTTAATCCCTGGAATTTTTCCGATCAAAATCAACTTATTCAACAATTCTTTAACGAACTGTCGCTGGTTCTATGCAGAGATGATTCAGCGGTGAGACACGTAAAAATAGGACGCACCATTCAAAGGTATGCTCGTTTTTTTGAGCCATTTGATTATGTGCCAACTGTTTCTTTTATCGGTAAGATAGCAAAAGCCTTGAAAGGCGTTGGAAAAGCCACAGAAAAAGCCGGTGAAGAAAGTTTGAAAAATCTTAGCGCAGTAAAAAGTGAGCTTAATATTCTACTGAGGAATATTGATACAAAAATTATAATAGTAATAGACGACATTGATAGGCTGAATAGCACTGAAATTAGACAAATATTCCAGCTTGTGAAATCGCTGGCTGATTTTCCTAAAACAATTTATCTGCTTTCCTTTGATAAGGATGTGGTTATAAATGCCTTAAAAAAAGTCCAAGAAGGCTCTGGAAATGATTACCTAGAAAAGGTTATTCAAGTTCCGTTTGAAATTCCACAAATATCCAAACAAGAAGTAGAGCATTTTCTTTTCAAAAAACTGGACGAACTTATTAAAGACATCCCTGAGGGACGGTGGGATCAAACCTATTGGGGCAACATCTATCATAGTGGTTTGAGGCATTTATTTCATAATATAAGGGATGTTAATCGATATCTAAACACATTAGGCTTCGGTTTCAGTTTGGTTAAAGATGAAGTAAATCCAATTGATTTTATAGCAATAACAGCCGTACAGGTTTTTATTCCTAATCTATACAAAAGTATCAAAGATAATAAAGATTTGTTTTCTGGAATAACAGATTCCTACCGGAGGTCAGAAGAAGCACGAAAGGATGAAGAAACTCGAATTGGGGTGATTCTTGAACAGGTTGATCAGGTACAGCACGATATTTTAACAGATTTTCTGCAACGACTTTTCCCAAAAATGGAAAATATTGGTTACAGCCGTAGCTTTCTTGAGTCATGGAGAAAGCAAGGCCGGATTTGCAGCCCTGACCTTTTTGACACATATTTTAAATTATTTATTCCAAAAGATGAAATATCCCTAAGGGAAATTGAAAGAATTTTATCAACTGGAAATGATACCGCAACCTTTTCAAGTGAGTTGTTAAAACTCTACCAAGACAATAAAATAATACGGTTTTTGGAGAGAATGGAAGACTACACAAGTGAAGATATACCTGAGGAAAATATAGTTCCAATAATAAATGCACTAATGGATGTTGGGGATATATTTCCAGATGGAATGCGTGGATTTTTCGCTACAAATACCCCTATGCGCATTCTGAGACTGTTTTATCAATTGAGTCATCGTTACAAGGAACATGAACAACGATACAAAATATTCGCAGATGCAATAAATAACGCGAATAAGAGTCTTTATACAATTGTAAATGAAATCGGGGTTCAGTGTCAGCAGCACGGGAAGTATGGTTTTAAAGAAAAACCAGAACCAGATGAAAACACAACAGTAGATTCTGATCAACTTGATGAATTAGTCAAGTTGGCACTAAAGAAGATTGAAGAGTGGGCTGAGAATGGGAAATTGGCAGTTCACAACCACCTTCTCTCTATACTATTTATGTGGCGCCGCTGGAACGATCCAGATCACGCAAGTAATTTTGTTCAATCGCTAATCAAAGACGATAAGGGGCTTATAGGATTTATCAAACATTTTCTTTCCGATATTCGGAGCCATGGAATGTCAGATTATGTCGAAAGAGTTAGCTGGCGGATTAACCTCGAAAGTGTAGAAACATTTGTTGATTTAGATGAAGTTGATACGCGGCTTAGAAAGCTTCAATCCAAGCCACAATACAACAATTTAGAGGATAAAGAAAAATTGGCAATTAAGACTTTTTTAGATACCCGCGATGGTAAAATTAAAGATAGGTTTTAA
- a CDS encoding addiction module protein — translation MSIKTADILELSVAERIQMVEDIWDSIAAVPETVLLSEDQKLELDRRLEAYHLNPDAGAPWIEVRERIRNWSRS, via the coding sequence ATGAGCATAAAAACAGCAGATATTCTTGAACTGAGCGTTGCCGAGCGGATTCAAATGGTTGAAGACATATGGGACAGCATCGCAGCCGTCCCGGAGACCGTTTTGCTCAGCGAAGATCAAAAACTGGAACTTGATCGCAGACTGGAAGCATATCATCTAAATCCAGACGCTGGGGCTCCTTGGATCGAAGTTAGAGAACGAATCCGCAACTGGTCCAGATCATGA
- the rlmB gene encoding 23S rRNA (guanosine(2251)-2'-O)-methyltransferase RlmB, with the protein MNKTEILYGIHPVSEAIKAGRRKVYEVYIAKSKDSKRFADIIKLSESMRIPVKTVESSHLEKIAGSTFNQGIGAMTSIYPLLPFDDILEKITPEHKDFFLLLDNIVDPQNLGSLVRTALCAGVSGVVITKDRSALPTPSVSKASAGALEYASVSVVTNMVSAIKELKDKGIWIAGMDAAADMPVYKCDLSGPVALVVGSEGKGIRPLVKVNCDFLISIPQKGSVSSLNASAAGAVAMYEAFRQRNFTAR; encoded by the coding sequence ATGAACAAAACTGAAATACTATATGGGATTCATCCTGTATCTGAAGCCATTAAGGCAGGCAGAAGAAAAGTATACGAAGTTTATATCGCAAAATCAAAAGATTCAAAACGATTTGCGGATATAATCAAATTGTCCGAATCAATGAGAATCCCTGTAAAAACTGTCGAAAGCAGTCATCTGGAAAAAATTGCAGGCTCGACGTTTAACCAGGGCATCGGCGCAATGACAAGTATTTACCCATTGCTCCCGTTTGACGATATTTTGGAAAAAATAACACCTGAACATAAAGATTTTTTTTTACTGCTTGATAATATTGTTGACCCCCAAAACCTTGGCTCTCTTGTCAGAACCGCTTTATGCGCCGGTGTTTCAGGAGTTGTAATTACAAAAGATCGTTCGGCTTTACCCACTCCGTCAGTTTCCAAAGCTTCGGCAGGAGCGCTTGAATATGCATCTGTATCTGTAGTTACAAATATGGTTAGTGCTATCAAGGAACTAAAAGATAAAGGCATATGGATTGCGGGAATGGATGCTGCGGCCGACATGCCGGTTTATAAATGCGATCTTTCCGGCCCTGTTGCCTTAGTAGTGGGAAGCGAGGGGAAAGGCATCCGTCCGCTGGTTAAAGTAAATTGCGATTTTCTTATCTCAATTCCCCAGAAGGGCAGTGTCAGTTCTTTAAATGCTTCCGCTGCCGGAGCTGTGGCAATGTATGAAGCATTCAGACAGAGAAATTTTACAGCCCGGTAA